One region of Neisseria mucosa genomic DNA includes:
- a CDS encoding EamA family transporter, which translates to MNQTATKDPLGSAWIIIATLGFTVMNLCIKAAAGKFGFNSGELVFWRMSFAAIMLATIAKMRGDTFATRYWKIHLNRSVIGTAAMLCLFYAVTHLPLATGVTLSYTSSIFLAVFSFLILKERIAFYTQAILVFGFIGVILLLNPSFKGGQEIAALAGLAGGAMSGWAYLQVRELSLLGEPGWRVVFYLSVTGVAMSAVWATLTGWHSLSAETLPYLAGIGLSATIAQLCMTRAYKVGNKFTVASLSYLTVVFSALSGVMFLGDSVTWQETFGMIIIVASGVLSGIRPVAIKKWFSGH; encoded by the coding sequence ATGAACCAAACCGCGACTAAGGATCCGCTCGGTTCCGCATGGATTATCATCGCCACACTCGGTTTTACCGTCATGAACCTCTGCATCAAAGCGGCAGCGGGAAAATTTGGCTTCAACAGCGGCGAATTGGTTTTCTGGCGCATGAGCTTTGCAGCCATCATGCTCGCCACCATAGCGAAAATGAGGGGAGACACATTTGCCACACGGTATTGGAAAATCCACCTCAACCGCAGCGTCATCGGCACAGCGGCGATGTTGTGCCTGTTTTATGCCGTTACCCACCTGCCGCTGGCAACAGGCGTAACCTTAAGCTACACCTCCTCGATTTTTTTGGCCGTGTTTTCATTTTTGATTTTAAAAGAACGGATTGCATTTTATACGCAGGCAATATTGGTATTCGGCTTCATCGGTGTCATCCTACTGCTAAACCCTTCGTTCAAAGGCGGACAAGAAATTGCCGCATTGGCAGGCTTGGCTGGCGGAGCGATGTCGGGCTGGGCGTATTTGCAGGTACGCGAGTTGTCCCTGCTTGGCGAACCGGGCTGGCGGGTCGTTTTTTACCTGTCGGTAACCGGCGTCGCCATGTCGGCGGTTTGGGCGACGCTGACCGGCTGGCATTCCTTGTCTGCCGAGACATTACCCTACTTGGCAGGTATCGGGCTGTCCGCAACCATCGCCCAACTCTGCATGACCCGCGCTTATAAAGTCGGCAACAAATTCACTGTCGCTTCACTGTCCTACCTGACTGTCGTTTTCTCCGCATTGTCAGGCGTAATGTTTTTAGGAGATAGCGTTACTTGGCAGGAAACCTTTGGTATGATTATTATTGTAGCAAGCGGCGTATTGAGCGGTATCCGGCCGGTTGCGATTAAAAAATGGTTTTCCGGACATTAA
- a CDS encoding STAS/SEC14 domain-containing protein yields the protein MISIREQSYGLNVALYNEFTLDDFRQLESALLESKQKIHLPDILLDLSMLKDFTIDMAVEQIKFLNQHENDFGRVAVITDDIWIKLGARLSSLLTNQHPKYFDDATKAQEWLLASNLKP from the coding sequence ATGATTTCCATCCGAGAGCAGTCTTATGGTTTGAATGTAGCGTTGTACAATGAGTTTACGCTGGACGACTTCCGCCAACTCGAATCCGCCCTGTTGGAAAGCAAACAAAAAATCCACCTGCCCGACATACTCTTAGATTTGTCCATGCTGAAAGACTTCACCATCGATATGGCGGTAGAACAAATAAAATTCCTCAATCAACACGAAAACGACTTTGGCCGGGTTGCCGTCATTACAGACGACATCTGGATCAAACTCGGCGCGCGTCTCTCCAGCCTCTTGACCAACCAACACCCCAAATATTTCGATGATGCCACAAAGGCTCAAGAATGGCTGCTGGCAAGCAACCTTAAACCTTAA
- a CDS encoding branched-chain amino acid ABC transporter gives MAEDKQNAAYANALRQLDELIAHLRSSGEVSCAVAEQEDLMLIRLADLKIDLRPNDEKAIADIDRFYRRHLGGQVKTVSGFGK, from the coding sequence ATGGCAGAAGACAAACAAAACGCCGCCTACGCAAACGCCCTGCGGCAGTTGGACGAACTCATCGCGCATCTGCGCAGCAGCGGGGAAGTCAGCTGCGCAGTGGCGGAACAAGAAGACCTGATGCTGATACGGCTTGCCGATTTGAAAATCGATTTGAGGCCGAATGATGAAAAGGCGATAGCGGATATTGACCGGTTTTACCGCCGCCATTTGGGGGGGCAAGTAAAAACAGTTTCAGGTTTTGGGAAATAA
- a CDS encoding cold-shock protein yields MATGIVKWFNDAKGFGFITPDEGGEDLFAHFSAINMEGFKTLKEGQRVSFDVTTGPKGKQAANIQAA; encoded by the coding sequence ATGGCAACCGGTATCGTAAAATGGTTTAACGACGCTAAAGGTTTTGGTTTCATCACTCCTGACGAAGGCGGCGAAGATCTGTTCGCTCACTTCTCAGCGATCAACATGGAAGGTTTCAAAACCCTGAAAGAAGGCCAACGCGTGTCTTTCGACGTAACCACCGGCCCTAAAGGCAAACAAGCTGCTAACATTCAGGCTGCTTAA
- a CDS encoding ATP-dependent Clp protease adapter ClpS, whose translation MNNPNTHHESDTLLSDQKTASPKRYGVFLLNDDYTTMEFVVEILTEIFMLGQEQAVAVMLLVHHEGKGLCGTYTRDIAQTKQQQVMQRAKAEGHPLQCIVEEI comes from the coding sequence ATGAACAACCCAAACACACATCACGAATCCGATACTCTTTTAAGCGACCAAAAAACCGCCTCGCCGAAACGTTATGGAGTATTTTTGCTGAACGACGATTACACCACGATGGAATTTGTCGTCGAAATCCTGACCGAAATCTTTATGCTCGGACAGGAGCAGGCGGTGGCGGTAATGCTCTTGGTTCATCACGAAGGCAAAGGCTTGTGCGGCACTTACACACGGGACATCGCCCAAACCAAACAACAACAAGTCATGCAGCGGGCAAAAGCCGAAGGGCATCCGCTGCAATGTATTGTCGAGGAGATTTAA
- the clpA gene encoding ATP-dependent Clp protease ATP-binding subunit ClpA, whose protein sequence is MLSPELEQILQQLYREARKAHYEFISLEHLLLVLIEEDASVPNVLKLCGADLKVVSEQLAASVAENTPQIPDHLLDTVETQPTLGFQRVIQRAMVHTQSAGKGLVEPLDVLVALMSETDSHAVYFLKLQSVTRFEVLRCIAHGATEDDEHKSFSDDPDNDSDDPVESKSGSLSDYTVNLNAEVKAGRIDPLIGRKHEMERLVQILCRRRKNNPLLVGEAGVGKTALAEGLAHQIVNGDIPDALKEAEVYALDMGSLLAGTKYRGDFEARVKSVLKQLEKIPHAILFIDEIHTIIGAGSTSGGTMDASNLLKPALAKGSLRCIGATTYDEYRTIFDKDHALSRRFQKIDVVEPTVAETVQILRGLKPMFEGFHQVRYTQGALEAAAELSARYINERFLPDKAIDVMDEAGAAQRILPKSKQKKVIGKAQIETVIAKVARIPEKTVSHDDKQVLQFLGRDLKNMVYGQENAIDALVAAVKMSRSGLALPDKPIGSFLFSGPTGVGKTEVAKQLAYSMGVPLQRFDMSEYMEPHAVSRLIGAPPGYVGFDQGGLLTEAANKHPHCVLLLDEIEKAHPDIFNVLLQVMDAGKLTDNNGKSADFRNVILIMTTNAGAESLSRPSLGFTAKRERGDEMQAINKLFTPEFRNRLDAIIPFAPLSEPIIAKIVDKFLLQLEHQLLDKKVEAEFTPALRKYLAEKGFDPQMGARPMHRLIQEKIRKPLADELLFGKLTDGGFVRIDWDAAKEEAVLKFKKNKAKPEAAAV, encoded by the coding sequence ATGCTTTCACCCGAATTGGAACAGATTTTGCAACAGCTTTACCGCGAGGCGCGTAAGGCTCATTATGAATTTATCAGCCTCGAGCATCTGCTTTTGGTGTTAATCGAAGAAGATGCCTCCGTCCCCAACGTCCTCAAGCTCTGCGGCGCGGATTTAAAAGTGGTGTCCGAACAACTCGCCGCCAGCGTTGCCGAAAATACCCCGCAGATTCCCGACCACCTTTTAGACACGGTCGAAACCCAGCCCACGCTCGGCTTCCAACGCGTCATTCAACGGGCGATGGTGCATACTCAATCCGCAGGCAAAGGCTTGGTCGAGCCTTTGGACGTTTTGGTGGCGCTGATGAGCGAAACCGACAGCCACGCCGTTTATTTCCTCAAGCTGCAATCGGTTACACGTTTTGAAGTTTTGCGTTGCATTGCCCACGGTGCAACCGAAGACGATGAACACAAAAGCTTTTCAGACGACCCCGACAATGATTCAGACGACCCCGTCGAGTCCAAAAGCGGCTCGTTGTCTGACTACACTGTCAACCTCAACGCCGAAGTCAAAGCCGGCCGCATCGACCCCTTAATCGGCAGAAAACACGAAATGGAACGGCTGGTGCAAATCCTGTGCCGCCGCCGCAAAAACAATCCGCTTTTAGTCGGCGAAGCTGGCGTGGGCAAAACCGCGCTGGCGGAAGGGCTGGCGCATCAAATCGTCAACGGCGATATTCCCGATGCGCTCAAAGAAGCGGAAGTGTACGCGCTGGATATGGGTTCGCTTTTGGCGGGTACAAAATACCGCGGCGACTTTGAAGCGCGTGTCAAATCCGTCTTGAAACAGCTCGAAAAAATCCCGCACGCCATCTTGTTCATCGACGAAATCCACACCATCATCGGCGCAGGCAGCACCAGCGGCGGCACGATGGATGCGTCCAACCTGCTCAAACCCGCGCTGGCAAAAGGCTCGCTGCGCTGCATCGGCGCGACCACCTACGACGAATACCGCACCATTTTCGACAAAGACCACGCCTTAAGCCGCCGCTTCCAAAAAATCGACGTGGTCGAACCCACCGTCGCCGAAACCGTGCAAATCCTGCGCGGTTTGAAACCGATGTTCGAAGGCTTCCACCAAGTGCGCTACACGCAAGGCGCACTCGAAGCCGCCGCCGAACTCTCCGCGCGTTACATCAACGAACGTTTCCTGCCTGACAAAGCCATCGACGTGATGGATGAGGCAGGCGCGGCGCAAAGGATTCTGCCCAAATCCAAACAGAAAAAAGTCATCGGCAAAGCGCAAATCGAAACCGTCATCGCCAAAGTCGCGCGGATTCCCGAAAAAACCGTGTCGCACGACGACAAACAAGTGCTGCAATTCCTCGGCCGCGATTTGAAAAACATGGTTTACGGTCAGGAAAACGCCATCGACGCGCTGGTTGCCGCCGTCAAAATGTCGCGCTCCGGCCTCGCCCTGCCCGACAAACCCATAGGCAGCTTCCTCTTCTCCGGCCCGACCGGCGTCGGCAAAACCGAAGTCGCCAAACAACTTGCCTACTCGATGGGCGTACCGCTGCAACGTTTCGACATGTCCGAATACATGGAGCCACACGCCGTATCACGCCTTATCGGCGCGCCGCCGGGCTACGTCGGCTTTGACCAGGGCGGCCTTTTGACCGAAGCCGCCAACAAACATCCGCACTGCGTGTTGCTCTTAGACGAAATCGAAAAAGCCCACCCCGACATTTTCAACGTCCTCCTTCAAGTCATGGACGCAGGCAAACTGACCGACAACAACGGCAAGAGTGCCGATTTCCGTAACGTCATCTTGATCATGACCACCAACGCAGGCGCGGAAAGCCTCAGCCGCCCCAGCCTCGGCTTTACCGCCAAGCGCGAACGCGGCGACGAAATGCAGGCGATCAACAAACTCTTCACACCCGAGTTCCGCAACCGCTTGGACGCGATTATCCCGTTTGCGCCCTTGTCCGAACCCATTATCGCCAAAATCGTGGACAAATTCCTGCTCCAGCTCGAACACCAACTCCTCGACAAAAAAGTCGAAGCCGAATTCACACCGGCATTGCGCAAATATCTGGCGGAAAAAGGGTTCGACCCGCAAATGGGCGCGCGCCCGATGCACCGCCTGATTCAGGAAAAAATCCGCAAACCGCTCGCCGACGAACTCCTGTTCGGCAAACTCACCGACGGCGGCTTCGTACGGATAGACTGGGATGCGGCAAAAGAAGAAGCCGTGTTGAAATTCAAGAAAAACAAAGCCAAACCTGAAGCAGCAGCGGTTTGA